A window from Citrus sinensis cultivar Valencia sweet orange chromosome 3, DVS_A1.0, whole genome shotgun sequence encodes these proteins:
- the LOC102621342 gene encoding protein REDUCED CHLOROPLAST COVERAGE 1: MAPRNSRGKAKNEKKKKEEKVLPVVLDITVNLPDDTRVILKGISTDRIIDVRRLLSVNTETCSITNFSLSHEIRGPRLKDAVDVAALKPCVLSLTEEDFDEEGAAAHVRRVLDIVACTTSFGPCGFDAGKNVPDSKSAKKTTAKNEKDKQSQPPSSPQSKNSKSSNDVTVDGDGEMSHAFPKLSSFYEFFSLSHLTPPLQFIRKAPKRRVEEISPDDHLLSLDVKLCNGKMVNVEACRKGFYSVGKQRILCHNIVDLLGQLSRAFDNAYNELMNAFSERNKFGNLPYGFRANTWLIPPIAAQSPSVFPPLPAEDEAWGGNGGGLGRDGKSDLIPWANEFLFVASMPCKTAEERQIRDRKAFLLHNLFVDVAIFRAIKAVHHVMGKPELIYPSNCKILYTEIIGGLRIAIMKDASNACCKVDTKIDGSQATGVDKNNLVERNLLKGITADENTAAHDVATLGVVNVRYCGYIAVVKVQERENKKVGPLFQSIELEQPEGGANALNINSLRLLIHETTTLEDNKPAPNLQNLEREELNASQMFVERLLEESIAKLEEEKPEREHFVRWELGACWIQHLQDQKNAEKDKKLSKEKAKKLSNEKAKSEMKVEGLGTPLKSLKNNRKKSEGSNHKIHSETLKSQADGVNGESEKATSASIEARLESRDKENELALKNLLSDEAFARLKESETGLHCKSLEELIDLSHNYYVEVALPKLVTDFGSLELSPVDGRTLTDFMHTRGLQMRSLGHVVKLSEKLSHVQSLCIHEMIVRAFKHIIQAVISAVGNTQRMAVSIAAALNLMLGVHESDGLNKSHNVHPLVWRWLELFLMKRYEWDLNGLNFKDVRKFAILRGLCHKVGIELVSRDFDMDSPSPFRKIDVVSLVPVHKQAACSSADGRQLLESSKTALDKGKLEDAVTYGTKALAKLVAVCGPYHRMTAGAYSLLAVVLYHTGDFNQATIYQQKALDINERELGLDHPDTMKSYGDLAVFYYRLQHTELALKYVKRALYLLHLTCGPSHPNTAATYINVAMMEEGLGNVHVALRYLHKALKCNQRLLGPDHIQTAASYHAIAIALSLMEAYPLSVQHEQTTLQILRAKLGPDDLRTQDAAAWLEYFESKAFEQQEAARNGTRKPDASIASKGHLSVSDLLDYINPSHDTKGRNVSTLKRKTYVAKVKGNFYQDNNLTSPDGSSKEVLRESSDEETHAPEPESDTDVNQGSSIPFQQQELVVEESAVEKPNITEEISSAIHEEGDDGWQPVQRLRSAGSYGRRLKQRRATIGKVHSYQKRNADAVIDYSSAKSSHHSSRYYLLKKRAVSHGSSADHHPVTTFHGTKFGRRVVKAVAYRVKSMPSSAKTGTVEASINGSEPSSSPSESRPASAPNDTSSVKNSIISLGKSPSYKEVAVAPPGTIAMLQVRVPQSDNPDNQEFSFGKPEDGTMEEKENVNTNVTGAEKTNEEKSDSVLDATDNLKEETGVHPNREETHISDGLEDNPSVVVSESERGVGSVVDIHKVVQDGILINGIPNSIDSPTSEFYEKDSSESIESHDNTKSTLQVVDDLKEKPSVFNPGDTRGLPNRKLSASAVPFNPSPAVARASAVAINMTLPPGPGAVTAVAPWPVNMTLHPRPATVLPTVNPMCSSPHQPYPSPPSTPNMMQPLPFMYPPYTQPQGVPTSTFPVTTSAFHHNHFSWQCNGNSNVPEFIPGPFLPGYHPMEFSVPPPVVEPILDPIMQPKAQSGDLDSSCSASILPENIDAVGDAEKEVDLLASKSMDNANEVAGIGRETVRGEFVKENGHLNLCGTENAGSEPVHFTSQNQSLRRNVEREIEGEKTFSILVRGRRNRKQTLRIPISLLSRPYGSQSFKVIYNRVIRGSEAPKSFSFSSTGDSTATAV; the protein is encoded by the exons ATGGCTCCAAGGAACAGTCGCGGCAAGGCCAAAAacgagaagaagaagaaagaagagaagg TTCTTCCGGTTGTTCTGGACATCACCGTAAACCTTCCCGATGATACTCGAGTTATTTTAAAG GGAATATCAACGGACAGGATTATAGATGTTCGTCGGCTGCTCTCTGTGAACACAGAAACTTGCTCTATCACCAATTTTTCATTATCTCACGAG ATAAGGGGCCCGCGGTTAAAAGATGCGGTCGACGTGGCAGCACTGAAGCCCTGCGTTCTTTCGCTAACGGaag AGGACTTCGATGAAGAGGGGGCAGCGGCGCACGTCAGGCGCGTCCTGGACATTGTGGCGTGTACGACGAGCTTCGGCCCTTGCGGATTCGACGCCGGAAAGAATGTGCCTGATAGTAAGAGCGCCAAGAAAACTACcgccaaaaatgaaaaagacaaGCAATCGCAACCACCGTCTTCACCGCAATCCAAGAATTCAAAATCATCGAATGACGTGACGGTTGATGGAGATGGAGAGATGAGCCACGCTTTCCCTAAGCTCAGCAGTTTCTATGAGTTCTTCTCACTTTCTCATCTCACTCCCCCTCTTCAAT TTATAAGGAAGGCACCGAAGCGACGGGTTGAAGAAATTTCCCCTGATGATCATCTTTTATCCCTTGAT GTGAAGCTTTGTAATGGAAAGATGGTTAATGTTGAAGCTTGCAGGAAGGGGTTTTATAGTGTAGGAAAGCAGCGGATCCTCTGTCACAACATTGTTGATTTGTTGGGGCAGCTTAGCCGAGCTTTTGACAAT GCATACAATGAGCTCATGAACGCATTCTCAGAACGTAATAAG TTTGGGAATCTTCCTTATGGCTTCAGAGCGAACACATGGCTCATCCCTCCCATCGCAGCACAGTCACCATCAGTTTTCCCTCCTCTTCCTGCAGAAGATGAAGCATGGGGAGGAAATGGAGGTGGTCTAGGAAGAGATGGGAAAAGTGATTTGATTCCTTGGGCCAATGAGTTCTTGTTTGTTGCATCTATGCCTTGCAAGACAGCAGAGGAAAGGCAGATTCGAGACAGGAAAGCATTCCTTCTTCACAACTTATTTGTTGATGTTGCCATTTTCAGAGCCATCAAAGCTGTGCACCATGTGATGGGAAAACCCGAGCTAATCTATCCAAGTAACTGTAAAATACTCTATACTGAGATAATAGGGGGTTTGAGGATCGCCATCATGAAAGATGCTTCCAATGCATGCTGCAAAGTGGATACTAAAATTGATGGAAGTCAAGCAACTGGAgtggataaaaataatttagtcgAAAGAAACCTACTGAAAGGGATTACTGCTGATGAAAATACCGCTGCCCAT GATGTTGCCACCCTTGGTGTTGTCAATGTAAGATATTGTGGCTACATAGCTGTTGTGAAGGTTCAGGAGAGAGAGAACAAGAAAGTTGGTCCTCTGTTTCAAAGCATTGAACTTGAACAGCCTGAAGGCGGTGCTAATGCACTAAATATTAACAG TTTGAGATTACTTATTCATGAGACAACAACTTTAGAAGACAATAAACCTGCACCAAATTTGCAAAATTTGGAACGCGAAGAGCTTAATGCTTCCCAAATGTTTGTGGAGAGACTGCTGGAAGAAAGCATTGCCAAGCTTGAGGAAGAGAAACCAGAAAGGGAACATTTTGTGAGATGGGAACTTGGAGCCTGCTGGATACAGCATTTACAGGACCAAAAGAATGCTGAGAAAGATAAGAAACTATCAAAAGAGAAAGCTAAGAAACTATCAAACGAGAAGGCTAAGAGTGAAATGAAGGTTGAGGGGCTCGGAACACCTCTTAAGTCCCTTAAGAATAACAGGAAAAAATCAGAAGGAAGTAATCACAAAATACATTCTGAAACTTTAAAATCTCAAGCAGATGGAGTTAATGGAGAATCTGAAAAAGCTACTTCAGCTTCTATAGAAGCTAGGCTTGAAAGCAGGGATAAAGAAAATGAGCTTGCACTAAAGAATTTGTTGTCTGACGAGGCATTTGCACGGCTAAAAGAATCTGAAACTGGACTTCATTGTAAG TCCTTGGAGGAATTAATTGACTTGTCTCACAACTATTATGTTGAAGTCGCACTCCCAAAACTG GTAACAGATTTTGGTTCTCTGGAACTTTCACCAGTTGATGGCCGAACCCTTACTGATTTCATGCATACTAGAGGCCTTCAGATGCGTTCTCTGGGACATGTG GTCAAGCTATCGGAAAAGCTGTCACACGTACAATCACTCTGTATTCATGAGATGATAGTTCGGGCATTTAAGCACATTATTCAGGCAGTGATCTCTGCTGTCGGTAACACTCAGAGAATGGCTGTCTCAATAGCTGCTGCACTGAATCTGATGCTTGGAGTGCATGAAAGTGATGGATTAAATAAGTCTCATAATGTCCATCCCCTTGTGTGGAGATGGCTGGAGTTGTTCTTGATGAAGCGATATGAGTGGGATCTTAATGGCTTAAACTTCAAAGATGTGCGGAAATTTGCAATTCTACGGGGGTTGTGTCACAAG GTGGGTATTGAGTTGGTTTCAAGGGATTTTGACATGGATTCTCCAAGTCCATTCCGAAAAATAGATGTTGTCAGCCTGGTGCCTGTGCATAAG CAAGCGGCATGCTCATCTGCCGATGGAAGACAGCTCCTGGAATCATCAAAAACAGCTTTAGATAAGGGAAAACTTGAAGATGCAGTCACCTATGGGACCAAG GCCCTTGCTAAGCTGGTAGCAGTTTGTGGTCCCTACCATCGAATGACTGCAGGTGCTTACAGCCTCCTTGCTGTAGTATTGTATCACACTGGAGACTTCAATCAG GCTACGATTTATCAGCAGAAAGCCTTGGATATCAATGAGCGAGAACTAGGACTTGATCATCCGGATACAATGAAGAGTTATGGGGATCTTGCTGTATTCTATTATAGGCTTCAGCACACAGAGCTAGCTCTCAA GTATGTAAAGCGAGCTCTGTATCTTTTACATCTGACTTGTGGCCCATCTCATCCAAACACTGCTGCAACATACATCAATGTGGCTATGATGGAGGAAGGACTTGGGAATGTACATGTTGCCCTCAGATATCTCCACAAAGCCCTGAAGTGTAACCAAAGGTTACTCGGTCCAGATCATATTCAG ACAGCAGCAAGTTACCATGCCATAGCAATTGCACTCTCATTGATGGAGGCTTACCCTTTGAGTGTTCAGCATGAACAAACAACCTTGCAGATTCTTCGAGCAAAGTTGGGCCCAGATGATCTGCGTACACAG GATGCTGCCGCTTGGCTTGAGTACTTTGAGTCCAAGGCTTTTGAACAGCAAGAAGCTGCACGAAATGGTACTAGGAAGCCTGATGCTTCCATAGCCAGCAAAGGCCATCTGAG TGTATCGGATTTACTTGACTACATTAATCCAAGTCATGATACCAAGGGGAGAAATGTCTCAACATTGAAGAGAAAGACCTATGTTGCAAAG GTGAAGGGAAACTTCTACCAAGACAACAATTTAACAAGTCCTGATGGATCTTCCAAGGAAGTTCTGAGAGAAAGTTCAGATGAAGAGACACATGCACCTGAACCAGAAAGTGACACAGATGTCAATCAGGGGAGCTCTATACCATTTCAGCAGCAGGAGCTTGTTGTAGAAGAGTCTGCAGTAGAAAAACCAAACATCACGGAAGAAATTTCATCTGCAATACACGAGGAAGGAGATGATGGATGGCAACCAGTTCAAAGGCTGAGATCAGCTGGTTCATATGGGCGGCGGCTAAAACAGCGGCGGGCAACAATTGGCAAGGTTCATAGCTATCAGAAAAGGAATGCGGATGCAGTTATTGACTACTCTTCAGCCAAGAGTAGTCATCACAGTAGTAGGTATTACCTCTTAAAGAAAAGGGCAGTATCTCATGGAAGTTCTGCAGATCACCACCCTGTGACTACCTTCCATGGTACCAAATTTGGGAGGAGAGTAGTCAAGGCTGTAGCATACAGGGTAAAGTCCATGCCTTCTTCTGCTAAAACTGGAACAGTAGAAGCTTCTATAAATGGGAGTGAGCCTTCAAGTTCTCCTTCAGAATCCCGTCCTGCTTCTGCACCAAATGATACCAGCTCAGTGAAGAACTCAATAATCAGTCTTGGAAAATCTCCTTCTTACAAGGAAGTAGCAGTTGCCCCTCCTGGTACTATTGCGATGTTGCAAGTCAGGGTTCCACAAAGTGATAATCCAGATAATCAGGAATTTAGTTTTGGAAAACCTGAAGATGGAACgatggaagaaaaagaaaatgttaacACCAATGTGACTGGGGcagaaaaaacaaatgaagagAAGAGTGATTCTGTATTGGATGCGACAGATAACTTAAAAGAGGAAACTGGGGTTCATCCGAACAGGGAAGAAACTCATATATCTGATGGATTGGAAGATAACCCATCTGTGGTGGTATCTGAGAGTGAGCGAGGAGTTGGATCTGTTGTTGACATACATAAAGTGGTTCAGGATGGCATATTGATTAATGGTATACCCAACTCAATTGATTCTCCAACAAGTGAATTTTATGAGAAGGATTCATCTGAAAGTATTGAATCCCATGATAACACAAAGTCGACACTACAAGTAGTGGATGATTTGAAGGAAAAACCATCAGTTTTCAATCCAGGTGACACTCGGGGATTACCTAATAGGAAGTTGTCTGCATCTGCAGTACCATTCAACCCATCACCAGCTGTTGCACGTGCTTCAGCAGTTGCCATTAATATGACTTTGCCTCCTGGTCCTGGTGCAGTTACAGCTGTTGCACCTTGGCCTGTAAACATGACTCTTCATCCAAGGCCTGCTACTGTCTTACCTACAGTTAATCCAATGTGCTCATCTCCACACCAGCCATACCCCTCACCTCCTTCAACTCCCAACATGATGCAGCCATTGCCGTTTATGTATCCTCCCTACACTCAACCCCAAGGAGTACCAACCAGTACATTTCCTGTGACTACCAGTGCCTTTCATCACAATCATTTCTCATGGCAATGCAATGGGAACTCCAATGTACCAGAGTTCATTCCCGGGCCCTTTTTGCCTGGCTACCATCCAATGGAGTTTTCTGTTCCACCACCTGTTGTTGAGCCAATTCTGGATCCCATAATGCAGCCGAAAGCACAGTCTGGCGACCTTGATAGTTCATGTTCAGCATCGATTCTGCCAGAGAACATTGATGCTGTGGGAGATGCTGAGAAAGAAGTGGACCTTCTAGCATCTAAATCAATGGATAATGCAAATGAAGTAGCTGGAATCGGTCGGGAAACTGTTAGGGGGGAGTTTGTTAAGGAAAATGGTCATTTAAATTTGTGTGGGACTGAAAATGCAGGGAGTGAACCCGTTCACTTTACCAGCCAGAACCAAAGCTTGAGAAGAAATGTTGAAAGGGAAATTGAAGGTGAGAAAACCTTCAGCATCTTGgtaagaggaagaagaaaccGAAAGCAGACTTTGAGAATACCAATTAGTCTTCTCAGTCGGCCATATGGCTCACAGTCCTTCAAAGTTATATATAACCGGGTAATCAGAGGAAGTGAAGCTCCAAAGTCTTTCAGCTTTTCTTCAACTGGAGATTCTACAGCTACTGCTGTATAA